A window of the Aeromicrobium phoceense genome harbors these coding sequences:
- a CDS encoding AAA family ATPase, which translates to MFNKGTMPFTSVADVKARLATAGYLASDAVATTVFLASELGKPLLVEGPAGVGKTELSRAVAQACGAELVRLQCYEGVDESRAIYEWNHAKQLLRISAGHDESWSEAKSDIFSEEFLLPRPLLSAIRNDGPTVLLIDETDKADVEIEGLLLEVLGDFQITIPELGTVTATQRPFVVLTSNATRELSEALRRRCLFLHIEFPDADLERDIVALKVPDLDDALTDSLVRVVNALRAMPLRKAPSVSETLDWARTLVALGADTLTTEVVSESLGVVLKHQDDIDKARAKLDLDAVLS; encoded by the coding sequence ATGTTCAACAAGGGCACCATGCCGTTCACCTCGGTCGCCGACGTCAAGGCCCGGCTCGCAACTGCGGGCTACCTCGCCTCCGACGCCGTCGCCACCACCGTCTTCCTGGCCAGCGAGCTGGGCAAGCCGCTGCTCGTCGAGGGGCCGGCCGGTGTCGGCAAGACCGAGCTCTCGCGCGCCGTCGCGCAGGCCTGCGGCGCCGAGCTCGTCCGCCTCCAGTGCTACGAGGGCGTCGACGAGTCCCGCGCGATCTACGAGTGGAACCACGCGAAGCAGCTGCTGCGCATCTCGGCCGGCCACGACGAGTCCTGGAGCGAGGCCAAGTCGGACATCTTCTCCGAGGAGTTCCTGCTCCCTCGCCCGCTGCTCTCGGCCATCCGCAACGACGGCCCGACCGTGCTGCTGATCGACGAGACCGACAAGGCCGACGTCGAGATCGAGGGCCTGCTGCTCGAGGTGCTCGGCGACTTCCAGATCACGATCCCCGAGCTCGGCACGGTCACCGCCACGCAGCGCCCGTTCGTGGTGCTGACGTCCAACGCGACCCGCGAGCTGTCCGAGGCCCTGCGTCGCCGCTGCCTCTTCCTGCACATCGAGTTCCCCGACGCCGACCTCGAGCGGGACATCGTGGCCCTCAAGGTGCCGGACCTCGACGACGCGCTCACCGACTCGCTCGTCCGCGTCGTGAACGCGCTGCGCGCCATGCCGTTGCGCAAGGCCCCCTCCGTCTCGGAGACGCTCGACTGGGCGCGCACGCTCGTCGCCCTCGGTGCCGACACGCTCACCACCGAGGTCGTCTCCGAGAGCCTGGGCGTTGTCCTGAAGCACCAGGACGACATCGACAAGGCCCGCGCCAAGCTGGACCTGGACGCCGTGCTCTCATGA
- a CDS encoding SRPBCC family protein encodes MPRTVVRYTSHLDAVDAFARVTDWERHRVPLTTITITPEGFTARTAVGPVGFDDPMHVTRWEPPHRADLQKQGRVVRGSASITVEPSGSGSVVTWDEDVTVIGVPRLLDPVVRRLLRLMVSTVLRRLMS; translated from the coding sequence ATGCCCAGAACGGTAGTGAGGTACACGTCACACCTCGATGCGGTCGACGCGTTCGCCCGCGTGACCGACTGGGAGCGCCATCGCGTGCCCCTCACCACGATCACGATCACGCCCGAGGGATTCACCGCCAGGACCGCGGTCGGCCCGGTCGGATTCGACGATCCGATGCACGTCACGCGGTGGGAGCCGCCCCACCGGGCAGACCTGCAGAAGCAGGGCCGGGTGGTCCGGGGGAGTGCGTCGATCACGGTCGAGCCGAGCGGCTCCGGCTCGGTGGTCACGTGGGACGAGGACGTCACGGTGATCGGTGTCCCGCGGCTGCTGGACCCGGTCGTCCGCCGGCTGCTGCGGCTCATGGTCTCGACGGTGCTCCGCCGCCTCATGTCCTGA
- a CDS encoding M20/M25/M40 family metallo-hydrolase yields the protein MTAAENEVVDLCRDLIRIDTSNFGDSSGPGERVAAEYVAASLAEVGIESTILESEAGRASVLARWGSQDSPRPGLVIHGHLDVVPAQAADWSVDPFAAEIVDDYVVGRGAVDMKDFDAILLAVVRERQRAGRIPDRPILLVFTADEEAGGQLGAHWLVAEHPEWFEGCTEAIGEVGGFSTEVNGKRLYLLESGEKGIAWLRLTATGTAGHGSMRNHDNAITHLARALVRIGEHEWPVEPGPSMQLLLEKVRELTGLEGTPDELLEHFGPAVRMIGSGLRNSTNATMAQAGYKHNVVPGEAVAYVDGRPLPGHHETFVSRVQDIVGEGVRVEPYHEDIPLEYGFEGDLVDAMTVSLLKHDPEAHVAPFLMSGGTDAKAWHKLGMTSYGFTPLRLPGDLDFTALFHGVDERVPIDALQFGTRVFDEFLDLA from the coding sequence ATGACCGCCGCCGAGAACGAGGTCGTCGACCTCTGCCGTGACCTGATCCGGATCGACACGTCCAACTTCGGCGACTCGTCCGGGCCGGGGGAGCGGGTGGCGGCCGAGTACGTCGCCGCGAGCCTCGCCGAGGTCGGCATCGAGTCCACCATCCTCGAGTCCGAGGCCGGCCGGGCGTCGGTGCTGGCCCGCTGGGGCAGCCAGGACTCGCCGCGCCCCGGGCTCGTCATCCACGGTCACCTCGACGTCGTGCCGGCGCAGGCCGCCGACTGGTCGGTCGACCCGTTCGCCGCCGAGATCGTCGACGACTACGTCGTGGGCCGTGGCGCGGTCGACATGAAGGACTTCGACGCGATCCTGCTGGCGGTGGTGCGCGAGCGCCAGCGCGCCGGCCGGATCCCCGACCGCCCGATCCTGCTGGTCTTCACGGCCGACGAGGAGGCCGGCGGCCAGCTCGGCGCGCACTGGCTCGTCGCCGAGCACCCCGAGTGGTTCGAGGGCTGCACCGAGGCCATCGGCGAGGTCGGCGGCTTCTCCACCGAGGTGAACGGCAAGCGCCTCTACCTGCTGGAGTCCGGCGAGAAGGGGATCGCGTGGCTGCGGCTCACGGCCACGGGCACGGCGGGTCACGGCTCCATGCGCAACCACGACAACGCGATCACGCACCTCGCCCGCGCGCTCGTGCGCATCGGGGAGCACGAGTGGCCGGTCGAGCCCGGCCCGTCGATGCAGCTGCTGCTGGAGAAGGTGCGGGAGCTGACCGGACTCGAGGGCACCCCCGACGAGCTGTTGGAGCACTTCGGCCCCGCGGTGCGGATGATCGGGTCGGGGCTGAGGAACTCGACGAACGCGACGATGGCGCAGGCCGGGTACAAGCACAACGTCGTGCCGGGGGAGGCGGTCGCCTACGTCGACGGCCGCCCACTGCCCGGCCACCACGAGACCTTCGTCTCGCGGGTGCAGGACATCGTCGGCGAAGGCGTCCGGGTGGAGCCGTACCACGAGGACATCCCGCTGGAGTACGGCTTCGAGGGCGATCTCGTCGACGCGATGACGGTGTCGCTGCTCAAGCACGACCCCGAGGCGCACGTGGCGCCCTTCCTCATGTCGGGCGGCACCGATGCGAAGGCCTGGCACAAGCTCGGGATGACCTCCTACGGCTTCACGCCGCTGCGGCTGCCCGGCGACCTCGACTTCACGGCGCTGTTCCACGGAGTCGACGAGCGGGTGCCGATCGACGCGCTCCAGTTCGGCACGCGCGTCTTCGACGAGTTCCTCGATCTGGCCTAG
- a CDS encoding YtxH domain-containing protein has product MAGKLTFLVGAAAGYVLGTRSGRERYDQIVGQAQRLWKDPRVKDATEKVQNVAQEHMPGSSSGSGSSGSGSSGSGSSGGSGSTSGSGSSSGSTSSTSGSAGGSTPGGTGFDSGVGGR; this is encoded by the coding sequence ATGGCCGGAAAGTTGACGTTCCTCGTGGGTGCGGCGGCCGGATACGTCCTGGGGACGCGTTCGGGACGAGAGCGCTACGACCAGATCGTGGGCCAGGCGCAGCGACTGTGGAAGGACCCGCGGGTCAAGGACGCCACGGAGAAGGTGCAGAACGTGGCCCAGGAGCACATGCCAGGGTCCAGCAGCGGCTCCGGGTCCAGCGGCTCCGGCTCGAGCGGCTCCGGCTCGAGCGGCGGTTCGGGCTCGACGAGCGGTTCCGGGTCGAGCAGTGGATCGACGAGCAGCACCAGCGGATCCGCCGGCGGCAGCACCCCCGGGGGCACGGGCTTCGACAGCGGAGTCGGCGGGCGATGA
- a CDS encoding phage holin family protein, giving the protein MSQYESGRDSSASTSELISRLSDELKTLVRDEMRLAQIEVGSKAKRAGVGAGIIGAGGLLALYGLGVLIAAAILALALVVDAWLAALIVAVVIFVIAGIAALLGKKRVQEAGAPVPQATVESVKADVDAVRHARDH; this is encoded by the coding sequence ATGAGCCAGTACGAGTCCGGTCGCGACTCGTCGGCCTCGACCTCGGAGCTGATCTCCAGACTCAGCGATGAGCTGAAGACGCTGGTGCGCGACGAGATGCGACTCGCGCAGATCGAGGTCGGCAGCAAGGCCAAGCGGGCAGGCGTCGGCGCCGGGATCATCGGCGCCGGCGGCCTGCTGGCGCTGTACGGCCTCGGCGTGCTGATCGCCGCAGCCATCCTGGCGCTGGCGCTCGTCGTCGACGCCTGGCTGGCCGCCCTGATCGTCGCCGTCGTGATCTTCGTGATCGCCGGCATCGCGGCACTCCTGGGCAAGAAGCGCGTCCAGGAGGCCGGCGCACCGGTTCCGCAGGCGACCGTCGAGAGCGTCAAGGCCGACGTGGACGCCGTCCGTCACGCCCGAGACCACTAA
- a CDS encoding DUF3618 domain-containing protein: MTEPHESEVLRDEVEKTRENLAETVDELAAKFDVKSRAKESAHEFTSSAKETVIDPDGKPRPGVLSLAAGVTCLVLAFAVLRSLRRSS, encoded by the coding sequence ATGACCGAACCACACGAATCCGAAGTCCTCCGCGACGAGGTCGAGAAGACCCGCGAGAACCTCGCGGAGACGGTCGACGAGCTGGCGGCGAAGTTCGACGTCAAGAGCAGGGCCAAGGAGTCGGCGCACGAGTTCACGTCATCCGCCAAGGAGACCGTGATCGACCCCGACGGCAAGCCGCGGCCGGGGGTGCTGTCGCTCGCGGCCGGGGTCACCTGCCTCGTGCTGGCCTTCGCCGTGCTGCGATCGCTGCGCCGGAGCAGCTGA
- a CDS encoding YihY/virulence factor BrkB family protein yields MAAEPGGEHAPSSPKDLKKRPWLYVVRKTAREFSEDQGTDLAAALTYYSVLALFPALLAMLSLVGLVGSSEKTVDAILQVLRDVGATGAADTLEPTLMQLGQSQSSGLGFIIGLAAALWSASAYVNAFSRGMNRIYEIDEGRPFWKLRPIMLVLTLVTVILAGLVGLSLVLTGPAAEAVGKAIGIGETAVTVWNIAKWPVMLLVVVLIVALLYYVTPNVKQPRFRWISVGAVVAIVTWIIASALFGLYVASFSNYDKTYGSLAGVIVFLLWLWITNLALVFGAELDAELERGRELQAGLPAEEEIQLPPRDTTVIEKNRKKYEADVKRGRELRRTRGESDDPS; encoded by the coding sequence ATGGCGGCCGAGCCCGGGGGCGAGCACGCGCCGAGTTCGCCCAAGGACCTCAAGAAGCGACCGTGGCTCTACGTGGTGCGCAAGACCGCGCGGGAGTTCTCCGAGGACCAGGGGACCGACCTCGCGGCGGCGCTGACCTACTACTCGGTGCTGGCGCTGTTCCCGGCCCTGCTCGCCATGCTGTCGCTCGTCGGTCTCGTCGGCAGCAGTGAGAAGACGGTCGACGCGATCCTGCAGGTACTGCGCGACGTGGGCGCCACGGGGGCCGCCGACACCCTCGAGCCCACGCTGATGCAGCTGGGGCAGAGTCAGAGCTCCGGGCTCGGCTTCATCATCGGCCTCGCGGCCGCGCTGTGGTCGGCCTCGGCGTACGTCAACGCGTTCTCGCGGGGCATGAACCGCATCTACGAGATCGACGAGGGCCGGCCCTTCTGGAAGCTGCGTCCGATCATGCTGGTGCTGACGCTCGTCACGGTGATCCTCGCCGGACTCGTCGGCCTGAGCCTCGTGCTCACCGGCCCGGCCGCCGAGGCGGTGGGCAAGGCGATCGGCATCGGCGAGACGGCCGTGACGGTCTGGAACATCGCGAAGTGGCCGGTCATGCTGCTCGTGGTCGTGCTGATCGTGGCGCTGCTGTACTACGTCACGCCCAACGTGAAGCAGCCGCGCTTCCGCTGGATCAGCGTGGGCGCGGTCGTGGCGATCGTCACGTGGATCATCGCCTCGGCGCTGTTCGGGCTCTACGTGGCGAGCTTCTCGAACTACGACAAGACCTACGGCTCGCTGGCCGGTGTCATCGTGTTCCTGCTGTGGCTGTGGATCACGAACCTGGCGCTGGTCTTCGGCGCCGAGCTCGACGCCGAGCTGGAGCGTGGGCGCGAGCTGCAGGCGGGCCTGCCCGCCGAGGAGGAGATCCAGCTGCCTCCTCGGGACACGACCGTGATCGAGAAGAACCGCAAGAAGTACGAGGCCGACGTCAAGCGGGGCCGCGAGCTGCGGCGCACCCGCGGGGAGTCGGACGACCCGAGCTGA
- a CDS encoding DUF5703 family protein yields MIEYEFWDVSISRTKSRNAVCQWLTQAAEFQGWELDRLRKDPTGHRTVRLRRKIIRMRATV; encoded by the coding sequence ATGATCGAGTACGAGTTCTGGGACGTCTCCATCTCCCGGACCAAGTCCCGCAACGCCGTGTGCCAGTGGCTGACCCAGGCGGCCGAGTTCCAGGGTTGGGAACTCGACCGCCTGCGCAAGGACCCGACGGGTCACCGCACGGTGCGACTGCGGCGCAAGATCATCAGGATGCGCGCCACGGTCTGA
- a CDS encoding aldo/keto reductase codes for MHVRRLGSSGLQVSRLALGTMSWGAAVDEYAAEEQLRLFLDSGGTLLDTAPIYGDGACERVIGALLDKHGVRDELVLAGKAGVVRRDGRVVTDGSLRSLLRQLDQTLADLGTDHLDLWQVHRFDESVPVDETMAALDQAMRSGKVRYAGISNFTGWQTVAAQHAFARLGGGVPLVSTQVEYSLVRREPEIEVIPAAQHAGLSILAWSPLGRGVLTGKYRGGVPADSRAADARWEAFVAPHLTPSKARVVDALAAAADGLGVPISHVALAWLRDQPLVASAIVGARTTAQLQESLGSELLELPSEIVAALSDVSEGVR; via the coding sequence ATGCACGTGCGTCGGCTCGGGAGCTCGGGTCTCCAGGTGTCGCGGCTCGCGCTCGGGACGATGTCCTGGGGCGCGGCGGTCGACGAGTATGCGGCCGAGGAGCAGCTGCGGCTCTTCCTCGATTCCGGCGGCACCCTGCTCGACACGGCCCCCATCTACGGTGACGGCGCGTGCGAGCGGGTCATCGGCGCCCTGCTCGACAAGCACGGCGTGCGCGACGAGCTCGTGCTGGCGGGCAAGGCCGGCGTCGTCCGTCGCGACGGCAGGGTCGTCACCGACGGCTCCCTGCGCTCGCTGCTGCGACAGCTCGACCAGACCCTCGCCGACCTCGGCACCGACCACCTCGACCTGTGGCAGGTCCACCGCTTCGACGAGTCCGTGCCCGTCGACGAGACGATGGCCGCCCTCGACCAGGCCATGCGCTCGGGCAAGGTGCGCTACGCGGGCATCAGCAACTTCACCGGATGGCAGACCGTGGCCGCCCAGCACGCCTTCGCGCGTCTCGGCGGCGGGGTGCCGCTGGTCAGCACGCAGGTCGAGTACTCCCTCGTGCGGCGCGAGCCCGAGATCGAGGTCATCCCGGCCGCGCAGCACGCCGGCCTCAGCATCCTGGCGTGGTCGCCGCTCGGCCGCGGCGTCCTCACGGGCAAGTACCGCGGCGGGGTCCCCGCCGACTCCCGGGCCGCGGACGCCCGCTGGGAGGCGTTCGTCGCCCCGCACCTGACTCCGTCGAAGGCCCGCGTCGTCGACGCCCTGGCTGCCGCGGCCGACGGCCTCGGCGTGCCGATCTCGCACGTCGCGCTGGCCTGGCTGCGCGACCAGCCGCTCGTGGCGTCGGCCATCGTCGGTGCCCGCACCACCGCCCAGCTGCAGGAGTCCCTCGGATCGGAGCTGCTGGAGCTCCCCTCCGAGATCGTCGCCGCCCTCAGTGACGTGTCCGAAGGAGTTCGATGA
- a CDS encoding undecaprenyl-diphosphate phosphatase, translated as MDLLRSVILGIVQGLTEFLPISSSAHLAIVPQLLGWEDPGAAYTAVVQIGTELAVILYFWRDIWTIGSGWVRGVFSAQARQQPEWRMGWFIIIGSLPIVILGLLLEDLIDREFRNLWFIGSMLIILGLVLGLAERIGRKTKPIGDLRTRDAILLGLAQACALVPGVSRSGATISMGLFLGYERQAATRYAFLLAIPAVVGAGVYKLKDIPGGENAYGIGPTIVGTVVSFVVGLAVIHWLLQYVSNHSYKPFVIYRVALGSLVLILLWAGVITATVAA; from the coding sequence GTGGATCTGCTGCGCTCCGTGATCCTGGGCATCGTCCAGGGCCTGACCGAATTCCTTCCGATCTCGAGCAGTGCGCACCTGGCGATCGTGCCGCAGCTGCTCGGCTGGGAGGACCCCGGCGCCGCCTACACGGCGGTGGTCCAGATCGGCACCGAGCTGGCGGTGATCCTCTACTTCTGGCGCGACATCTGGACCATCGGGTCGGGGTGGGTGCGCGGCGTCTTCAGCGCGCAGGCCCGGCAGCAGCCCGAGTGGCGCATGGGCTGGTTCATCATCATCGGGTCGCTGCCGATCGTGATCCTCGGACTGCTGCTGGAGGACCTGATCGACCGCGAGTTCCGGAACCTGTGGTTCATCGGCAGCATGCTGATCATCCTCGGCCTCGTGCTCGGGCTGGCCGAGAGGATCGGGCGCAAGACCAAGCCCATCGGCGACCTCAGGACCCGCGACGCGATCCTGCTCGGCCTGGCGCAGGCCTGCGCGCTGGTGCCGGGCGTCTCCCGCTCCGGAGCGACCATCTCGATGGGCCTGTTCCTGGGTTACGAGCGCCAGGCGGCCACCCGCTACGCGTTCCTGCTGGCGATCCCCGCCGTCGTGGGCGCCGGCGTCTACAAGCTCAAGGACATCCCCGGCGGCGAGAACGCCTACGGCATCGGTCCCACGATCGTCGGCACGGTCGTCTCGTTCGTCGTGGGCCTCGCGGTCATCCACTGGCTGCTCCAGTACGTCAGCAACCACTCGTACAAGCCGTTCGTGATCTACCGCGTCGCGCTGGGCTCGCTCGTGCTGATCCTGCTGTGGGCCGGCGTCATCACCGCCACCGTCGCCGCCTGA
- the corA gene encoding magnesium/cobalt transporter CorA, translated as MYLDGVREETDRDPETLDDTLADLSGQDFLWIGVSDPTHEEMERLGGALGLHPLAIEDTLSPHQRPRVDRFSDHLFLSLRIVSYSDDDITTSEVNICLGHHYVLTVRHGGPQLSVARRRAELVPDRLRQGPIAAVHAVVDAIVDRYEDVAAELVTDVEEVESSVFSADRTRDSARIYRLKRETLEFRHAVAPLRDPILRFAQVADPEDLRPYFRDIGDHLQRALDAIDSIDSLLSNALNAHLAQLSVQQNEDMRKLTAGATLFAIPTAVAGIYGMNFEHMPELTWTYGYPACLAAMGGACLYVYRRFKKSGWL; from the coding sequence GTGTATCTCGACGGAGTGCGCGAGGAGACCGACCGCGACCCCGAGACCCTGGACGACACGCTGGCCGACCTGTCGGGCCAGGACTTCCTCTGGATCGGCGTCAGCGACCCCACGCACGAGGAGATGGAGCGCCTCGGCGGGGCCCTCGGGCTGCACCCTCTCGCGATCGAGGACACGCTGTCACCGCACCAGCGGCCCCGCGTGGACCGGTTCAGCGACCACCTCTTCCTGTCGCTGCGGATCGTGTCGTACAGCGACGACGACATCACCACCAGCGAGGTCAACATCTGCCTCGGGCACCACTACGTGCTCACCGTCCGCCACGGCGGGCCCCAGCTCTCGGTCGCGCGCCGACGGGCCGAGTTGGTCCCCGACCGCCTCAGGCAGGGGCCGATCGCCGCCGTGCACGCCGTGGTCGACGCGATCGTGGACCGCTATGAGGACGTCGCCGCCGAGCTGGTGACCGACGTCGAGGAGGTCGAGTCCTCGGTCTTCTCGGCCGACCGCACCCGCGACTCCGCGCGCATCTACCGCCTCAAGCGCGAGACCCTCGAGTTCCGTCACGCCGTGGCTCCCCTGCGCGACCCGATCCTGCGCTTCGCCCAGGTGGCCGATCCCGAGGACCTGCGCCCCTACTTCCGCGACATCGGCGACCATCTCCAGCGCGCCCTCGACGCCATCGACTCGATCGACAGCCTGCTGTCGAACGCGCTGAACGCCCACCTCGCGCAGCTCAGCGTGCAACAGAACGAGGACATGCGGAAGCTCACCGCCGGCGCCACGCTGTTCGCCATCCCCACCGCCGTCGCCGGGATCTACGGCATGAACTTCGAGCACATGCCCGAGCTGACCTGGACCTACGGCTACCCCGCCTGCCTCGCCGCCATGGGCGGCGCCTGCCTGTACGTCTACCGGCGCTTCAAGAAGTCCGGCTGGCTCTGA
- the mshC gene encoding cysteine--1-D-myo-inosityl 2-amino-2-deoxy-alpha-D-glucopyranoside ligase — translation MQSWSRPPIPRLSDSGLGSGPGLHVHDTARREVVPSTPEGAARLYVCGITPYDATHLGHANTYLAFDLLQRVWLDQGLDVHYTQNVTDVDDPLLERATATGIDWVQLAERETQLFREDMTALRILPPEHYVGAVESIPLVVDLVKRLEKTGAVYKVDDDLYFEVRSAAGFGSVSGFDTETMLKIFPERGGDPDRPGKRDPLDCLLWQAERPGEPAWDTELGRGRPGWHIECSAIALHHLGTAFDVQGGGSDLVFPHHEMSAAEAESATGEAFARAYVHAGMVGYEGEKMSKSKGNLVLVSKLRAEGRDPMAIRLALLAHHYREDWEWFGDAIETAESRLATWRAAADRSTGPSAAELVGQLRAALSNDLDAPAALAAVDSWASNRGDDVDGPRVMRTAVDALLGIAL, via the coding sequence ATGCAGAGTTGGTCCCGCCCGCCGATCCCTCGACTCTCCGACTCCGGGCTCGGATCGGGACCAGGGCTCCACGTCCACGACACCGCCCGCCGCGAGGTCGTCCCCTCCACGCCCGAGGGTGCCGCGCGGCTCTACGTCTGCGGCATCACGCCCTACGACGCCACGCACCTGGGTCACGCCAACACGTACCTGGCGTTCGACCTGCTGCAGCGGGTGTGGCTCGACCAGGGGCTCGACGTGCACTACACGCAGAACGTCACCGACGTCGACGACCCGCTGCTCGAGCGCGCCACCGCAACCGGCATCGACTGGGTCCAGCTGGCCGAGCGCGAGACGCAGCTCTTCCGCGAGGACATGACCGCGCTGCGCATCCTGCCGCCCGAGCACTACGTCGGCGCGGTCGAGTCGATCCCGCTCGTGGTCGACCTCGTGAAGCGCCTGGAGAAGACGGGCGCCGTCTACAAGGTCGACGACGACCTGTACTTCGAGGTGCGCTCCGCGGCCGGCTTCGGCTCGGTCTCGGGCTTCGACACCGAGACGATGCTCAAGATCTTCCCCGAGCGCGGCGGCGACCCCGACCGGCCGGGCAAACGCGACCCGCTCGACTGCCTGCTGTGGCAGGCCGAGCGACCCGGCGAGCCGGCGTGGGACACCGAGCTGGGTCGCGGCCGACCGGGCTGGCACATCGAGTGCTCGGCGATCGCGTTGCACCACCTCGGCACGGCATTCGACGTGCAGGGCGGTGGATCCGACCTGGTGTTCCCGCACCACGAGATGTCGGCCGCCGAGGCCGAGTCGGCCACAGGCGAGGCGTTCGCGCGCGCCTACGTCCACGCCGGCATGGTCGGCTACGAGGGCGAGAAGATGAGCAAGTCCAAGGGCAACCTGGTGCTCGTCTCGAAGCTGCGCGCCGAGGGTCGCGACCCGATGGCGATCCGCCTCGCGCTGCTGGCGCACCACTACCGCGAGGACTGGGAGTGGTTCGGCGACGCGATCGAGACGGCCGAGTCGCGACTGGCCACGTGGCGCGCCGCGGCCGACCGCTCGACCGGCCCGTCGGCCGCCGAGCTCGTGGGGCAGCTGCGTGCCGCGCTGTCGAACGACCTGGACGCGCCTGCCGCGCTGGCTGCCGTGGACTCCTGGGCCTCGAACCGCGGCGACGACGTCGACGGCCCGCGGGTCATGCGTACCGCGGTGGACGCGCTGCTGGGCATCGCGCTCTGA
- a CDS encoding PAC2 family protein, whose translation MTDADIPVLRNPWMVAAFEGWNDAADAATSTVDHLLEEWDAEIFAELDPEEFYDFQAVRPVIAPSENGSRDIVWPTPTLYLAHPPGHDRDVLLLRAVEPNYRWQAFCASVVELAQAAGVQELITLGALLADTPHTRPVPVTGSTNDPVLMERLSLDQSRYTGPIGITSVLSDVAARAGMATAGIWAAVPHYVAEPPCYKATLGLLGALEDAIGVGLPQGVLREMSEAWQRGADELMDQDEDLLDYVRTLENERDAGDTPEASGDAIAREFERYLRRRGSDDA comes from the coding sequence GTGACCGACGCCGACATCCCCGTCCTGAGGAATCCGTGGATGGTGGCCGCCTTCGAGGGCTGGAACGATGCGGCCGACGCCGCGACGAGCACGGTCGACCACCTGCTCGAGGAGTGGGACGCCGAGATCTTCGCCGAGCTCGACCCCGAGGAGTTCTACGACTTCCAGGCCGTCCGCCCGGTGATCGCCCCGTCGGAGAACGGCAGCCGCGACATCGTGTGGCCCACGCCGACGCTCTACCTCGCCCATCCTCCGGGTCATGACCGCGACGTGCTGCTGCTGCGCGCCGTCGAGCCGAACTACCGCTGGCAGGCGTTCTGCGCCTCCGTGGTCGAGCTGGCCCAGGCCGCCGGAGTCCAGGAGCTCATCACCCTCGGCGCACTGCTGGCCGACACGCCGCACACCCGGCCGGTGCCCGTCACGGGCTCGACGAACGACCCCGTGCTGATGGAGCGCCTGTCGCTCGACCAGTCCCGCTACACCGGGCCGATCGGCATCACCTCGGTGCTGAGCGACGTCGCCGCACGCGCGGGCATGGCCACCGCGGGGATCTGGGCCGCCGTGCCGCACTACGTGGCCGAGCCGCCCTGCTACAAGGCCACGCTCGGCCTCCTGGGCGCCCTCGAGGACGCGATCGGCGTCGGTCTGCCGCAGGGCGTCCTGCGTGAGATGTCCGAGGCGTGGCAGCGCGGTGCCGACGAGCTCATGGACCAGGACGAGGACCTGCTCGACTACGTCCGCACGTTGGAGAACGAGCGCGACGCCGGCGACACGCCCGAGGCGTCCGGCGACGCGATCGCCCGCGAGTTCGAGCGCTACCTGCGCCGCCGCGGCAGCGACGACGCCTGA